In a single window of the Pseudohongiella acticola genome:
- the betT gene encoding choline BCCT transporter BetT: MSDSLPPQDDTHHASASNADGASAARINPVVMTGSAAGILLFALWALLFSEQATRVINAILAQISRGFGWFYFLSVLIFLLFVIGVAMSRFGDIRLGPDDARPEFPLWSWAAMLFAAGIGIDLLFFSVSEPLFHFLMPLDQTPGTVEAARHAMELTFLHWGLSGWGVYTLVGMSLAFFCYRRGLPLTIRSALYPIFGRHINGIAGHTVDIAAVLGTVFGIATSLGIGIIQLNFGLNYMFGLPEGLVVQTSLALLIVFFSAVSAVTGVGRGIRRLSEFNMVLALLLVLFVLVSGKTIFLLNVMVTNIGDYLSDFLQLSTDTYAFDRPVDWLNAWTVFFWAWWIAWGPFVGLFLARISRGRTVREFVAGTLILPLCFMMVWMSVIGNSAIDLAMTGEAGSDFAAQAIDHPGSSIYLFLESLPWAGVTTFVVSILAIVFFVTSGDSGSLVLSNLTVQHPRIEGNGLRDRSRQPDPASWLRIFWAVVIGVLTLSLLLADGMSTLQGAVVVMGLPFAIVLYLMMIALFKSLKQEVRHE; this comes from the coding sequence TTGTCTGATTCGTTACCCCCGCAAGACGATACCCACCATGCCTCTGCGAGCAATGCTGACGGAGCATCTGCTGCGCGGATAAATCCGGTTGTCATGACAGGCTCGGCCGCCGGCATTCTTCTATTTGCGCTGTGGGCGTTGCTGTTCTCCGAACAGGCAACGCGCGTGATCAATGCCATACTGGCTCAGATATCGCGCGGTTTCGGCTGGTTCTACTTTCTTTCAGTGTTGATATTCCTGCTGTTTGTGATTGGAGTTGCGATGTCCCGATTTGGCGATATCCGTTTAGGCCCGGACGACGCCAGGCCCGAATTTCCACTCTGGAGCTGGGCGGCCATGTTGTTTGCTGCGGGCATTGGTATTGATCTGCTTTTTTTCAGCGTGTCGGAGCCGCTGTTCCACTTTCTGATGCCGCTTGATCAGACTCCTGGCACCGTTGAGGCGGCGCGCCATGCCATGGAGCTGACGTTTCTGCACTGGGGTCTGTCAGGGTGGGGTGTCTACACCTTGGTTGGCATGTCGCTCGCATTCTTTTGTTATCGACGTGGGCTGCCATTGACCATACGCTCCGCGCTGTATCCGATTTTTGGCAGGCATATTAACGGTATCGCTGGCCACACGGTGGATATTGCCGCGGTACTGGGTACCGTATTTGGCATCGCTACCAGCCTGGGCATTGGCATCATTCAATTGAATTTTGGCCTCAATTACATGTTTGGTCTGCCCGAGGGGTTGGTGGTGCAGACGTCACTCGCGTTGCTGATTGTGTTTTTCTCCGCAGTGTCTGCAGTGACGGGAGTCGGCCGTGGTATCCGCCGCCTGTCTGAATTCAACATGGTCCTGGCGCTGTTATTGGTGTTGTTTGTTCTGGTCAGTGGCAAGACCATCTTTCTGCTTAATGTCATGGTCACCAATATCGGTGATTACCTGTCTGATTTCCTGCAGCTTTCTACCGACACCTATGCGTTTGATCGACCGGTTGACTGGCTCAATGCCTGGACCGTGTTCTTCTGGGCCTGGTGGATTGCCTGGGGGCCTTTTGTGGGTCTGTTTCTGGCGCGTATTTCACGTGGTCGGACCGTGCGTGAATTTGTTGCCGGCACACTGATCCTGCCACTGTGTTTCATGATGGTGTGGATGTCTGTCATCGGTAACAGTGCCATTGATCTGGCCATGACGGGCGAGGCGGGCAGCGATTTTGCTGCCCAGGCCATTGACCATCCGGGCTCGTCCATCTACCTGTTTCTTGAATCACTGCCCTGGGCGGGTGTGACCACATTCGTTGTCAGTATTCTGGCCATCGTTTTTTTTGTCACCTCGGGAGACTCGGGCTCTCTGGTGCTGTCCAACCTGACTGTCCAGCACCCGCGCATTGAGGGTAATGGTTTGCGGGACCGGTCAAGGCAACCGGATCCGGCCTCATGGTTACGGATATTCTGGGCTGTTGTTATCGGAGTGCTGACTTTGTCTTTGCTACTGGCGGATGGCATGAGCACGCTTCAGGGGGCGGTTGTTGTGATGGGACTGCCATTTGCCATTGTCCTGTATCTGATGATGATAGCTTTGTTCAAGTCGTTAAAGCAGGAAGTTCGACATGAGTGA
- a CDS encoding M14 metallopeptidase family protein, with the protein MMNSVQTILSNLHRLSNLSRLWTLTRLLAIVTLIHAPLSSAQNPADAQASMDYYLPDGVSYDPAIPTPEQVLGTVPGEWHVRHDQLVNYMHAVAEASDRISIERFGRSYENRALLMLTITSPENHGRIEQIRQQHLALSDPSGSEDVAVADMPVVLYQGYSVHGNEPSGANAALLYVYHLAAAQGPEIEDALANAVILVDPSFNPDGLDRFAQWANSRRAMTLSSDPNNMEQNEPWPGGRTNHYWFDLNRDWLPLRHPESRARLENFYRWRPNVLTDHHEMGSDNTFFFQPGIPSRTHPMTPQRNQDLTESIAQFHAQALDADQRLYYARESFDDFYYGKGSTYPDINGAVGILFEQASSRGHARDTAHGVLRFPFTIQNQFLSSLSTLEGALSLRTELLDYQREFYREALDMADAADTKGYVFGDADDSGSAYRMAEVLRQHQIAVHVLAEDLNVGEQTFQSGQAYVVSGSQGQHRLIESIFERRTEFPDTLFYDVSTWTFPYAFNTPFAELGSRAFNSDLLGDMVAVNDFPAGEFVGGNNAYAYLFEWDEFYAPRALYRLLDAGIRVKVATEPFTAATPAGERQFDYGTIMVAVGPQDVQADEIRSLMRQASEEEAMTVYAMETGLSAGGIDLGSPGFSNLRRPSIALLAGEGTRSSEVGEAWHTFDQKFAMPITLLTQEQMKQADLNHYNVLIMASGSYSSVQADRVKQWVEAGGTLIVYKSALSWAARNELANITLIDNSGQESDTTLSYADMERNRGEQLIGGSIFNTTLDLTHPLGYGYNTSLLRVFRDSTLFMERAENPYATPLQYTDMPLASGYVSQENIDTMAGTAAIVVTALGSGRVIAMTDNPNFRAFWFGTTRLFMNAVFFGHTISSGASN; encoded by the coding sequence ATGATGAATTCTGTCCAAACCATTCTGTCAAACCTGCACCGTTTGTCGAACCTTAGCCGATTGTGGACATTGACCAGGCTGCTGGCCATTGTGACGCTCATCCATGCGCCGCTGAGCAGTGCCCAGAATCCGGCTGACGCACAAGCAAGTATGGATTATTACCTGCCTGACGGCGTCAGTTATGATCCGGCCATACCAACCCCGGAACAGGTACTGGGAACCGTACCAGGCGAATGGCATGTACGCCACGACCAACTGGTCAACTATATGCATGCAGTGGCGGAAGCGTCGGACCGTATCTCGATAGAGCGCTTCGGTCGTTCCTATGAAAACCGGGCACTGCTGATGCTTACCATTACCTCACCGGAGAACCACGGCCGAATAGAACAAATTCGTCAGCAGCATCTGGCGCTCAGCGATCCGTCCGGCAGCGAGGACGTGGCGGTGGCGGATATGCCGGTGGTGCTGTATCAGGGCTACAGTGTGCACGGCAACGAACCCAGTGGTGCCAATGCCGCGCTGTTGTATGTCTATCACCTGGCTGCCGCCCAAGGGCCAGAGATTGAAGACGCACTTGCCAATGCGGTCATTCTGGTCGACCCATCGTTTAATCCTGATGGTCTGGATCGCTTTGCTCAGTGGGCTAACAGTCGCCGCGCCATGACCTTGTCGAGCGATCCCAATAACATGGAGCAGAACGAACCCTGGCCCGGCGGTCGTACCAACCATTACTGGTTCGATCTGAACCGCGACTGGCTGCCATTGCGGCACCCGGAGAGTCGCGCCCGGCTGGAAAATTTCTACCGATGGCGGCCCAACGTACTAACCGATCATCACGAAATGGGGTCTGATAACACATTTTTCTTTCAGCCGGGCATTCCGTCCCGTACGCACCCCATGACGCCGCAGCGAAATCAGGATCTGACTGAAAGCATCGCACAGTTTCACGCACAGGCGTTGGATGCTGATCAGCGACTGTATTATGCCCGCGAGAGCTTTGATGACTTTTATTATGGTAAGGGCTCGACGTACCCTGACATCAATGGCGCCGTTGGTATTTTGTTTGAACAGGCCAGCTCGCGCGGCCACGCACGTGACACCGCGCATGGTGTACTGCGTTTCCCATTTACCATCCAGAATCAGTTTCTGAGTTCGCTGTCGACGCTGGAAGGTGCGTTGTCTTTGCGCACCGAATTGCTCGATTATCAGCGCGAGTTCTATCGGGAAGCACTGGACATGGCCGACGCAGCAGACACCAAAGGTTATGTGTTCGGTGATGCAGACGACAGCGGCAGCGCCTATCGAATGGCAGAGGTGCTGCGTCAACATCAGATTGCCGTGCATGTGCTTGCTGAGGACCTGAACGTTGGTGAGCAGACTTTTCAGAGCGGTCAGGCCTATGTCGTATCCGGTAGTCAGGGCCAGCACCGGTTGATCGAATCCATTTTCGAGCGACGCACCGAGTTTCCTGACACGTTGTTCTACGACGTCTCTACCTGGACTTTCCCCTACGCATTTAATACGCCGTTTGCCGAACTGGGCAGTCGGGCGTTCAACAGCGATCTGCTGGGAGACATGGTTGCAGTCAATGACTTTCCGGCAGGTGAGTTTGTTGGTGGCAACAATGCCTATGCCTATCTGTTTGAGTGGGACGAGTTCTATGCCCCGCGTGCATTGTACCGATTGCTGGATGCCGGCATCCGGGTAAAAGTGGCAACTGAACCGTTCACGGCGGCGACGCCTGCCGGTGAACGGCAATTTGATTACGGCACCATCATGGTGGCGGTGGGCCCCCAGGACGTCCAGGCCGACGAGATTCGTTCGCTGATGCGCCAGGCCAGCGAAGAAGAAGCGATGACGGTGTATGCCATGGAAACCGGTTTATCCGCCGGCGGCATTGACCTGGGCAGTCCCGGTTTCAGTAATCTGCGTCGACCCAGTATTGCGCTGTTGGCAGGCGAAGGTACACGCTCCTCTGAGGTCGGTGAAGCCTGGCACACCTTTGACCAGAAGTTTGCCATGCCGATTACCCTACTGACTCAGGAGCAGATGAAGCAGGCTGATCTGAATCACTATAACGTGTTGATCATGGCGAGTGGCAGTTATTCCTCGGTGCAGGCTGACCGAGTCAAACAGTGGGTCGAAGCCGGCGGAACCTTGATTGTCTACAAGTCCGCGCTAAGCTGGGCGGCCCGTAATGAACTTGCCAATATCACACTGATTGACAATTCCGGGCAAGAAAGTGACACCACGCTTTCTTACGCAGACATGGAACGCAATCGTGGCGAGCAGCTGATCGGCGGCAGCATATTCAATACCACACTGGATCTGACTCATCCGCTGGGATATGGCTACAATACGTCTCTACTGCGGGTTTTCCGGGACAGTACACTGTTTATGGAGCGAGCGGAAAATCCCTATGCAACACCGTTGCAATATACCGACATGCCACTGGCAAGCGGATATGTATCGCAGGAGAATATCGACACCATGGCAGGTACCGCCGCGATTGTGGTGACGGCGCTCGGGTCGGGCAGGGTCATTGCGATGACGGATAACCCCAATTTCCGCGCCTTCTGGTTCGGTACTACACGACTGTTCATGAATGCCGTGTTCTTCGGTCATACTATCAGCAGTGGCGCTTCGAATTGA
- the earP gene encoding elongation factor P maturation arginine rhamnosyltransferase EarP, with product MQDCGILLGRQLMWRACGVNYKAVLIHSPNTLVSSLPPAPQRWLIFCAIVDNFGDIGVCWRLARQLVRDYQQSVTLMVDDWQTALSFVGRMDACLLSQLDEQGVRIVHWCDQADGHADVSPATIVVEAFGCALPDAVIARMAALTQASDNDDAETGRASARPCWINLEYLSAEPWIESYHCQTSLQTMQSGAGNDRSLATVVLHKAFFFPGFTAASGGLLRERDLLAKHDQWQTTLAQTRSELLAWLDVDSRAPVRVRRDDAIWLSLFAYARQPGSPQSGNLALTSLFAALAEDPVPVLCLVPVGNVLVDVADALGQPVIPDVGEVLEKGSLSVLVIPFLPLDDYDRLLSACDLNIVRGEDSFVRAQWAARPLVWHAYPQQQNTHLDKLDAFLARYGDTDVPENSEDSLMQFNRFWNLDADCKKVWHDLRPQLPDLTLRARNWQQKLAELPDLASSLMQFYRNRP from the coding sequence GTGCAAGACTGCGGTATTCTGTTGGGCCGACAATTGATGTGGCGCGCATGTGGCGTTAATTACAAGGCTGTGCTCATTCATTCACCCAACACGCTTGTGTCTTCGCTACCCCCGGCTCCGCAACGCTGGCTTATTTTCTGTGCCATCGTCGATAATTTTGGCGATATCGGCGTGTGCTGGCGGTTGGCGCGTCAGCTGGTACGCGACTATCAGCAGTCAGTTACGCTGATGGTTGACGATTGGCAGACCGCGCTGTCCTTTGTTGGCAGGATGGACGCCTGCCTGTTGTCACAGCTTGATGAACAGGGGGTCCGCATAGTTCATTGGTGTGATCAAGCAGACGGGCATGCTGATGTTTCCCCGGCAACAATTGTGGTAGAAGCGTTCGGCTGTGCTTTGCCGGATGCGGTGATCGCGCGCATGGCCGCACTGACACAGGCGTCTGACAATGATGACGCCGAAACAGGAAGGGCAAGCGCCAGGCCGTGCTGGATCAACCTCGAATACCTTAGCGCCGAACCCTGGATAGAAAGCTATCACTGCCAGACGTCTTTGCAGACAATGCAAAGCGGTGCTGGCAACGATCGCTCGCTGGCGACCGTGGTGCTGCACAAGGCGTTCTTTTTCCCTGGCTTCACGGCGGCATCGGGCGGCCTGCTGCGTGAACGTGACCTGTTGGCAAAACATGATCAATGGCAGACGACGCTGGCGCAGACCCGGTCGGAGTTGCTGGCTTGGCTTGATGTCGACAGCCGAGCCCCGGTCAGGGTCCGGCGCGACGACGCGATATGGTTGTCGCTGTTCGCCTATGCCAGGCAGCCGGGGTCACCACAGTCGGGGAATCTGGCATTGACCAGCTTGTTTGCTGCCCTGGCCGAAGACCCGGTTCCAGTCTTGTGCCTGGTGCCTGTGGGCAACGTTCTGGTCGATGTCGCAGATGCCCTGGGTCAGCCCGTGATACCGGATGTGGGCGAGGTACTGGAAAAAGGTTCGCTGAGTGTGCTGGTTATCCCGTTTCTGCCACTGGATGACTATGACAGGCTGCTAAGCGCCTGTGACCTGAATATAGTGCGTGGAGAGGATTCGTTTGTCCGTGCCCAATGGGCGGCGAGACCCCTGGTCTGGCATGCCTACCCCCAGCAGCAGAATACCCATCTGGACAAGCTGGACGCCTTTCTGGCGCGTTACGGTGATACCGACGTGCCAGAAAACAGTGAGGATTCTTTGATGCAATTCAACCGGTTCTGGAATCTTGATGCGGATTGCAAAAAAGTGTGGCATGATCTGCGCCCGCAACTCCCGGACCTGACCCTCAGGGCCCGGAACTGGCAGCAAAAACTGGCTGAATTGCCTGATCTGGCAAGTAGTCTGATGCAGTTCTACCGTAATCGGCCGTAG
- a CDS encoding ribonuclease J gives MTTISTVNGPGHQDCWFVPLGGCGEIGMNLNLYGHAGQWLMVDCGVTFERIDDQPQAGNRVEMPDPVFIANRSEALLGIVATHAHEDHIGAIPHLWQQFRCPIYTTPFTRQVLQRKLRQLGIDAPLVTVHPGETLELGPFRLRWLPITHSTPETNALMISTPVAKILHTADWKLDSAPVVGDAINPTLFQAAGQSRIDAIVCDSTNATHAGSSLSESELFEDLLATVRESEGRVVVACFASNIARLQTLGNVAHVAKRYLGVIGRSLHNMTACARAAGYLQDNFTVVDNADLGYLQPQEMLLLATGSQGEAGAALHRLAMDNHRDVNLAAGDHIIFSAKTIPGNEADVARLIAGFEARHIKVTHADNTARSLHASGHPYSDELALMYQWVKPRIAIPIHGEAHHMRCNAEIAGSNGVPVCLQGKNGDVFDIVNNRVHRSVVPVGRLWFDERHRRLEKV, from the coding sequence TTGACAACGATCAGTACAGTTAACGGTCCGGGGCATCAGGATTGCTGGTTTGTGCCCTTGGGTGGCTGTGGCGAAATTGGCATGAACCTGAATCTGTATGGTCATGCAGGGCAGTGGTTGATGGTGGACTGCGGTGTTACTTTCGAGCGAATCGACGATCAACCCCAGGCCGGCAACCGCGTGGAAATGCCTGACCCGGTGTTTATCGCTAATCGCAGCGAAGCGCTGCTGGGCATCGTAGCCACGCATGCGCATGAAGATCATATTGGCGCCATTCCTCATTTGTGGCAGCAGTTCCGTTGCCCGATTTATACCACGCCGTTTACCCGCCAGGTGCTGCAACGCAAGTTGCGTCAACTCGGTATTGATGCGCCGCTGGTCACGGTGCACCCGGGTGAAACACTGGAGCTGGGTCCGTTCCGCTTACGCTGGTTGCCGATCACCCATTCCACGCCTGAAACAAATGCCCTCATGATCAGCACACCAGTGGCGAAGATACTGCATACGGCCGACTGGAAGCTGGATTCTGCGCCCGTGGTTGGCGATGCCATAAATCCGACTTTGTTTCAGGCGGCAGGTCAGTCCCGTATTGACGCTATTGTGTGTGACTCAACCAACGCGACTCACGCCGGCAGCTCACTGTCTGAATCGGAATTGTTTGAAGACCTGTTGGCAACAGTGCGGGAAAGTGAGGGGCGGGTTGTGGTCGCCTGTTTCGCCAGCAATATAGCGCGCCTGCAAACCCTGGGGAATGTTGCTCATGTGGCAAAGCGCTATCTGGGCGTGATTGGGCGCTCTCTGCATAACATGACAGCCTGCGCCCGTGCCGCCGGTTATCTGCAGGACAATTTCACCGTGGTAGACAATGCTGATCTGGGTTATCTGCAACCGCAGGAGATGTTGCTGTTGGCAACCGGCAGTCAGGGTGAGGCTGGAGCAGCGCTGCACCGGCTGGCCATGGACAACCATCGCGATGTGAATCTCGCCGCAGGCGATCATATTATCTTCAGTGCCAAAACCATTCCCGGCAATGAAGCTGATGTGGCGCGCCTGATTGCCGGCTTTGAAGCACGTCACATCAAGGTGACGCATGCAGACAACACGGCCAGGTCACTGCATGCGTCCGGACACCCTTACTCTGACGAGTTGGCGTTGATGTATCAATGGGTGAAGCCGCGTATTGCCATTCCGATACACGGGGAGGCTCATCACATGCGTTGCAATGCAGAGATCGCCGGCAGCAACGGTGTGCCTGTTTGTCTGCAGGGGAAAAATGGCGATGTGTTTGATATCGTCAACAACCGGGTGCACAGGTCGGTGGTGCCGGTTGGTCGTCTCTGGTTCGACGAGCGTCACCGGCGTCTGGAAAAAGTCTGA
- the djlA gene encoding co-chaperone DjlA: MLFAVLLGGFVGSLMGGPIGFVMGAAAGWFLSAYLKKQAVAGLVQIQSGFLDSMFAVMGALCKADGVVTRNEVQAAETVFSQLRLSGQQREMAIAAFNRGKTDGFDLDAELVRFRRVSRGHPAMLRMFLQIQISAVAADGQVHPEEHKMLLRIARGLGLPESQVEQLEAMLRGGQRGGDGRSADQQLADAYKVLGVPASVSDADLKRAYRKLMNENHPDKLASQGLPDSMREIAERKTSDIASAYDLIRDARRQ, translated from the coding sequence ATTTTGTTTGCTGTATTACTGGGTGGGTTTGTCGGGTCCCTGATGGGTGGGCCAATCGGGTTTGTCATGGGGGCTGCCGCGGGCTGGTTCCTGTCAGCTTATCTAAAGAAGCAGGCGGTGGCCGGACTGGTCCAGATCCAGTCTGGTTTTCTTGATTCCATGTTTGCCGTGATGGGAGCCCTGTGCAAGGCCGACGGAGTGGTCACCCGGAACGAAGTGCAGGCAGCGGAGACAGTGTTCAGTCAACTGCGACTGTCCGGTCAACAGCGCGAAATGGCAATTGCGGCATTCAATCGCGGCAAGACGGATGGCTTCGATCTTGATGCCGAGCTTGTGCGCTTTCGCCGTGTCAGCCGCGGCCATCCGGCCATGCTGCGCATGTTTCTGCAGATCCAGATCAGCGCAGTAGCCGCCGATGGCCAGGTGCATCCGGAAGAACACAAAATGTTGCTGCGCATTGCGCGCGGACTTGGCCTGCCCGAATCCCAGGTGGAGCAACTCGAAGCGATGTTGCGCGGTGGTCAGCGTGGTGGCGATGGTCGTTCTGCCGATCAACAGCTGGCCGATGCATATAAGGTATTGGGCGTACCAGCGAGTGTCAGCGATGCTGATCTTAAGCGGGCCTACCGTAAACTGATGAACGAAAATCATCCGGATAAGCTGGCCAGTCAGGGGTTGCCCGACAGCATGCGCGAAATTGCCGAGCGCAAGACCAGTGATATCGCCAGCGCATACGACCTGATCCGGGACGCGCGCAGGCAATAA
- the efp gene encoding elongation factor P encodes MKIAQEIRAGQVIMVGGSPWKVQKTEFNKSGRNSAVCKMKLKNLLNGVATETVFKADDKLENVVLEQKEVTYSYFADPMYVFVDTDYEQIEIEKDDLENVIDYIEDGMEDVCQAVFYNGKVISIDLPNAIVREIAYTEPSARGDTSGKVMKTARLNSGYELSVSSFCEIGDCVEIDTRTGEYKSRVKR; translated from the coding sequence ATGAAAATCGCACAAGAAATCCGTGCCGGTCAGGTCATCATGGTCGGCGGTTCGCCCTGGAAGGTGCAAAAGACCGAGTTCAACAAGTCCGGTCGTAACTCTGCAGTTTGCAAAATGAAGCTGAAGAACCTGCTTAACGGCGTGGCAACCGAGACGGTTTTCAAGGCCGATGACAAATTGGAAAACGTGGTGCTGGAGCAAAAGGAAGTGACTTATTCCTACTTTGCCGACCCCATGTATGTATTTGTTGACACTGACTACGAACAGATCGAAATTGAAAAGGATGATCTGGAAAACGTCATCGATTATATCGAAGACGGCATGGAAGATGTCTGCCAGGCGGTGTTCTACAACGGCAAAGTGATTTCCATTGATCTGCCCAACGCCATCGTGCGCGAAATCGCCTACACTGAGCCGTCTGCGCGTGGCGATACGTCAGGCAAAGTCATGAAAACGGCACGCCTGAACAGCGGCTACGAGCTGTCCGTGTCCTCGTTCTGCGAAATCGGCGATTGTGTGGAAATTGATACCCGCACCGGCGAGTACAAGTCACGCGTCAAACGCTGA
- a CDS encoding bifunctional diguanylate cyclase/phosphodiesterase, translated as MPWLPDLVTALFKRQRRKASRLQSRAWRIAGVYAAISILWIVFSDQILTLFVSDQALLLRLSVYKGVGFVIFTSLLLLLMMRRTYGAIEAGYDNLKQHKQEIERGNRLYSALSHINQSIVAAADRQQLFDKVSQSLVNYGGFRMAWIGTVGEAQSVPEPLAWSGDGTSCINDIIQHSGHDARGINPWDKVINDGVSYVCNDVLFDPLSKLWRHEAIKQDLQSFTSLPLRLEGKVCGVLSVYANEPEFFCKRELSLLEEVAIDVSFGLESFRMANERYEAETTARQESQFSQAMLDSMPGIVYFYNEAGHFLRWNKNFETVSGYSHDEVAGMHPLQFFDDDEKRLLELAIARVFRDGEAAVEASFMAKNGSKVPYFFTGRSVRYKGQLCLAGVGINISDRIAAEDRIEQLAFYDPLTGLPNRRLMQDRLQHSIATGSRQRKYGALLFIDLDNFKTLNDTKGHNIGDNLLTMTAQRLNGCVREGDTVARFGGDEFVVILESLSDNVEQAVNNAEIAGEKILRAMSEPYPLQGEDYHGSASVGVSLYGDRDISAHELIRRADTAMYQAKRSGRNTLYFYDPAMQAVLEARLQMETDLRLALEEKQFCLYYQPQVDNEGNVVGAEALIRWMCPTKGLIPPGDFIPLAEEAGLIVPIGNWVLNAACRKLKAWENSALTSRLQLAVNVSARQFHQDDFVRQVLDAIATNNVRRGSLKLELTESLILDNVDSAVEKMNALGDAGVRFSMDDFGTGYSSLSYLTQLPLHQLKIDQSFVHKMLDRSVNAVIVQTIIGMANNLEIEVIAEGVETMEQFRFLKDLGCPLFQGYHFGKPVPEKEFEKALSSSPRATS; from the coding sequence ATGCCGTGGTTACCTGACCTAGTGACAGCCCTATTCAAGCGACAAAGGCGCAAAGCGTCGCGACTGCAATCGCGCGCCTGGCGCATCGCCGGTGTGTATGCAGCCATCTCGATTTTGTGGATAGTTTTCTCTGATCAAATCCTGACGTTGTTTGTATCCGATCAGGCTCTGTTACTGCGTCTGAGCGTCTATAAGGGAGTCGGTTTTGTCATTTTCACGTCGCTGCTATTGTTACTGATGATGCGGCGCACATATGGTGCCATCGAAGCAGGCTACGACAACCTGAAACAGCACAAACAGGAGATTGAACGCGGCAACCGACTGTACAGCGCACTCAGTCATATCAACCAGTCCATCGTCGCCGCCGCCGATCGTCAGCAACTCTTCGACAAGGTCAGTCAGTCACTGGTGAACTACGGCGGCTTTCGCATGGCGTGGATTGGCACGGTAGGCGAAGCGCAATCAGTGCCTGAACCGCTGGCATGGTCCGGCGATGGGACGAGCTGCATCAACGACATCATTCAGCACAGTGGCCATGACGCGCGTGGCATTAACCCCTGGGACAAGGTCATCAACGACGGCGTCTCCTATGTCTGCAATGACGTGCTTTTTGACCCATTATCGAAACTCTGGCGACATGAGGCCATCAAACAGGACCTGCAATCTTTTACTTCCCTGCCGCTGCGGCTTGAGGGCAAAGTATGTGGCGTACTGAGTGTCTACGCGAATGAGCCCGAGTTTTTTTGCAAGCGTGAGCTAAGCCTGCTGGAAGAAGTGGCGATCGATGTGTCATTTGGCCTGGAAAGCTTCAGGATGGCCAATGAACGTTATGAAGCTGAAACGACCGCGCGTCAGGAGAGCCAATTTTCGCAAGCCATGCTAGACAGCATGCCGGGCATTGTCTATTTCTACAATGAGGCCGGGCATTTCCTGCGATGGAACAAGAATTTTGAAACGGTTTCCGGTTACAGCCACGACGAAGTCGCGGGAATGCATCCATTGCAGTTCTTTGATGACGACGAGAAGCGCTTACTGGAATTGGCAATCGCCAGAGTTTTCCGCGATGGCGAAGCCGCTGTGGAGGCATCCTTCATGGCCAAGAACGGCAGCAAGGTACCGTATTTTTTTACTGGCCGTAGCGTACGCTATAAGGGCCAGCTATGCCTGGCCGGTGTCGGAATCAACATCTCCGATCGCATTGCAGCGGAAGACAGGATTGAACAGTTGGCATTTTATGATCCCCTGACTGGCCTGCCCAATCGCAGACTGATGCAGGATCGTCTACAGCATAGCATCGCAACAGGTTCTCGGCAGCGAAAATATGGCGCGTTGCTGTTCATTGACCTCGACAACTTCAAGACCCTGAATGACACTAAAGGTCACAATATCGGTGACAATTTGCTGACGATGACAGCTCAGCGCCTGAACGGCTGTGTCCGCGAAGGCGACACCGTAGCACGCTTTGGTGGAGACGAGTTTGTTGTCATACTTGAGTCACTTAGCGACAACGTTGAACAGGCAGTGAACAACGCTGAGATTGCGGGCGAAAAAATACTTCGCGCCATGAGTGAACCCTACCCATTGCAGGGCGAGGACTACCATGGCAGCGCGAGCGTCGGCGTCAGCCTATATGGCGACCGAGATATCAGCGCCCACGAATTGATACGTCGTGCGGACACCGCCATGTATCAGGCCAAACGTAGCGGTCGCAATACGCTGTATTTCTACGATCCGGCGATGCAGGCTGTTCTGGAAGCGCGCCTGCAAATGGAAACCGATCTGCGACTGGCATTAGAAGAAAAGCAGTTCTGTTTATATTACCAACCTCAGGTAGACAACGAAGGCAACGTTGTTGGCGCCGAAGCATTAATCCGCTGGATGTGTCCGACAAAAGGATTGATTCCACCAGGCGATTTTATTCCCCTGGCCGAGGAAGCCGGATTGATTGTTCCCATCGGCAACTGGGTGCTGAATGCCGCCTGCCGTAAGCTCAAAGCATGGGAAAACAGCGCACTGACGTCACGCCTGCAATTGGCTGTCAACGTCAGTGCCAGACAGTTTCATCAGGACGATTTCGTCAGACAGGTGCTTGATGCCATCGCCACTAACAACGTCCGGCGCGGCAGCCTGAAACTGGAATTGACCGAAAGCCTGATTCTGGATAATGTCGACTCCGCCGTCGAGAAAATGAACGCACTGGGAGATGCCGGTGTCCGCTTTTCCATGGATGACTTTGGTACCGGATATTCGTCCCTTTCTTACCTCACTCAACTGCCCTTGCATCAACTAAAAATTGATCAGTCATTTGTGCACAAGATGCTTGATAGATCAGTCAACGCCGTCATTGTACAGACCATCATTGGCATGGCCAATAATCTGGAGATTGAAGTGATTGCCGAGGGCGTGGAAACAATGGAGCAGTTCCGGTTCCTGAAGGACCTTGGCTGCCCGCTGTTTCAAGGCTACCACTTTGGCAAACCGGTACCCGAGAAAGAATTCGAAAAGGCGCTCAGCAGCAGCCCTCGGGCAACATCATAG